A single Desulfovibrio piger DNA region contains:
- a CDS encoding tyrosine recombinase XerC, translated as MGRHTGRSTVEEELDPRTTLEIESFLAWLDVQRGLSPTTQIAYGTDLRQLALFLAQRGACLARPAEVSKKHIQAWVARLYALGEAKSSMARKLAAARTFFRYQQRMGRTENNVAAQVRNPKQEQRHPRVLNVDQVFAVLDTPDTLAGGGCPRVSPATGDALAARDHALAELLYGSGLRISEALGLDMADLRLEEGVVRVFGKGARERMSPLSDTSVTALRAWLGQRGALAPEGEQALFVGARGGRLDRREAMRRIERLCRNAGVDPVSPHALRHSFATHLLDAGADLRSVQELLGHQRLTTTQRYTRVSLERLMHLYDEAHPRAQKK; from the coding sequence ATGGGACGGCATACCGGGAGGAGCACGGTGGAAGAGGAGCTTGATCCCCGCACTACTCTGGAGATAGAATCTTTTCTGGCCTGGCTGGACGTGCAGCGGGGCCTTTCGCCCACGACGCAGATCGCCTACGGGACGGATCTGCGCCAGCTGGCTCTTTTTCTCGCGCAGCGCGGCGCCTGCCTTGCCCGGCCGGCCGAGGTGAGCAAAAAACATATCCAGGCCTGGGTGGCCCGCCTGTACGCGCTGGGCGAAGCCAAAAGCTCCATGGCCCGCAAGCTCGCGGCGGCGCGGACGTTTTTCCGCTATCAGCAGCGCATGGGGCGCACGGAAAACAATGTGGCGGCCCAGGTGCGCAATCCCAAACAGGAGCAGCGCCATCCCCGTGTGCTCAACGTGGATCAGGTCTTTGCCGTGCTGGACACTCCCGATACGTTGGCCGGGGGCGGCTGCCCGCGTGTCTCCCCCGCCACCGGGGATGCCCTTGCGGCCCGGGATCATGCCCTGGCGGAATTGCTGTACGGCTCCGGGCTGCGCATCTCCGAAGCCCTGGGGCTCGATATGGCGGATCTGCGGCTGGAAGAGGGCGTCGTCCGCGTTTTCGGCAAGGGGGCGCGCGAGCGCATGTCTCCGCTGTCGGATACATCCGTGACGGCGCTGCGGGCCTGGCTCGGGCAGCGGGGCGCACTGGCGCCCGAGGGAGAGCAGGCCCTGTTCGTGGGGGCACGGGGCGGCCGTCTCGACCGCCGTGAAGCCATGCGCCGCATAGAAAGGCTGTGCCGCAATGCGGGCGTGGACCCTGTCTCGCCCCATGCCCTGCGCCACTCGTTCGCGACACATCTGCTGGATGCCGGTGCCGACCTGCGCAGCGTGCAGGAGCTTCTGGGGCACCAGCGCCTGACCACCACGCAGCGCTACACGCGGGTCAGTCTGGAGCGACTGATGCACCTGTATGATGAGGCGCATCCGCGGGCACAAAAAAAATAA
- a CDS encoding manganese-dependent inorganic pyrophosphatase, protein MAALVLGHMNPDTDSIISAIAAADLYSKRGFEVTPAAQGAPTPETEFVLKKFGLTAPQVVEDVAGKDLYLVDYSDLAQAPKGMDSATVLGIVDHHKLGDVTTSSPLEAWIWPVGCTGTVLKNMYDFYGVELPKAIAGGLLCAILSDTVMFKSPTCTEADKKAVEALAKVAGVEDVMALGMEMFTVKSAVDGASMSDLVFRDYKDFDMNGHKVGIGQLEVVDLSILDKVKDGLKAEIAKVKGEGRHSVFLLLTDIMKEGSEMLIVSDDPAVVEKAFGVKPDGDSVWLPGVMSRKKQVVPNFEKAFK, encoded by the coding sequence ATGGCTGCACTCGTTCTTGGTCACATGAACCCCGATACCGACAGCATCATTTCCGCCATCGCCGCTGCTGACCTGTACAGCAAGCGTGGCTTCGAAGTCACCCCCGCCGCCCAGGGTGCTCCTACCCCTGAGACCGAATTCGTGCTGAAAAAGTTCGGTCTGACCGCTCCTCAGGTCGTGGAAGATGTGGCCGGTAAGGACCTGTACCTGGTCGACTACTCCGACCTCGCCCAGGCCCCCAAGGGCATGGACTCCGCCACCGTGCTGGGTATCGTTGACCACCACAAGCTGGGCGATGTGACCACCTCCAGCCCGCTGGAAGCCTGGATCTGGCCCGTGGGCTGCACCGGCACCGTGCTGAAGAACATGTACGATTTCTACGGTGTGGAACTGCCCAAAGCCATCGCTGGTGGCCTGCTGTGCGCCATCCTGTCCGACACCGTGATGTTCAAGTCCCCCACCTGTACCGAAGCTGACAAGAAGGCCGTGGAAGCCCTGGCCAAGGTCGCCGGTGTGGAAGACGTCATGGCCCTCGGTATGGAAATGTTCACCGTGAAGAGCGCTGTTGACGGCGCCTCCATGTCCGACCTGGTCTTCCGTGACTACAAGGACTTCGACATGAACGGCCACAAGGTCGGTATCGGCCAGCTGGAAGTCGTCGACCTGTCCATCCTCGACAAGGTGAAAGACGGCCTGAAAGCCGAAATCGCCAAGGTCAAGGGCGAAGGCCGCCACAGCGTGTTCCTGCTGCTGACCGACATCATGAAGGAAGGCTCTGAAATGCTGATCGTCTCCGACGATCCCGCCGTGGTCGAAAAGGCCTTCGGCGTGAAGCCCGACGGCGACAGCGTGTGGCTGCCCGGTGTGATGAGCCGCAAAAAGCAGGTCGTGCCCAACTTTGAAAAGGCCTTCAAATAA
- the tnpA gene encoding IS200/IS605 family transposase → MGTKAHSLAHTKWLCKYHIVFTPKYRRKIIFTQLRESIKEILQCLCKYKGVEILEGHLMPDHVHMLVSIPPKISVANFMGYLKGKSSLMIFDKYANLKYKFGNRKFWAEGYYVSTVGLNEATIKKYIQDQERHDIMRDKLTSREYQDPFKG, encoded by the coding sequence ATGGGAACCAAGGCTCATAGCCTAGCGCATACGAAATGGTTGTGCAAGTATCATATCGTCTTTACTCCAAAATATAGAAGGAAAATAATCTTCACACAGCTCCGTGAAAGTATAAAAGAAATTCTGCAATGCCTCTGCAAATATAAAGGGGTTGAGATTCTGGAAGGGCATCTGATGCCGGATCATGTCCACATGCTGGTGTCCATCCCTCCTAAAATCAGTGTGGCAAATTTCATGGGCTACCTGAAAGGGAAAAGTTCGTTGATGATATTCGATAAGTACGCAAATCTGAAGTATAAGTTCGGCAACAGAAAATTTTGGGCCGAAGGATATTATGTCAGTACGGTGGGGCTTAATGAGGCAACGATCAAAAAATATATCCAGGATCAGGAACGCCACGACATTATGAGAGACAAGCTGACATCACGCGAATATCAAGACCCCTTTAAGGGGTAG
- a CDS encoding flavodoxin family protein encodes MKFAIIYYSKTGHTREMAEVIARGLAAAGGETRFFSVEDTVDADYIDQCAGVIFGTPTYLANTCWQMKRWFDEGCRGIRLAGRLGGVFATAHYAQGGADVAIMTLVPHMLVKGMLVYSGGAAHGKPYIHLGPVALDAVGNHYEECKADFEIFGRRFAEKARELFPEK; translated from the coding sequence ATGAAATTTGCCATCATCTATTACAGCAAGACCGGCCATACCCGTGAAATGGCCGAAGTCATCGCCCGCGGCCTGGCCGCCGCAGGCGGCGAGACCCGCTTTTTTTCCGTGGAAGACACCGTGGATGCCGACTACATCGACCAGTGTGCCGGTGTCATTTTCGGCACACCCACCTACCTGGCCAATACCTGCTGGCAGATGAAACGGTGGTTCGATGAAGGCTGTCGCGGCATCAGGCTGGCCGGCAGGCTGGGCGGGGTCTTTGCCACGGCCCACTATGCCCAGGGCGGCGCGGATGTGGCCATCATGACCCTGGTGCCCCACATGCTGGTCAAGGGCATGCTGGTCTATTCCGGCGGTGCTGCCCACGGCAAGCCCTACATCCATCTGGGACCTGTGGCCCTGGATGCCGTGGGCAACCATTATGAAGAATGCAAGGCCGATTTCGAGATCTTCGGCCGCCGCTTCGCGGAAAAGGCCCGGGAGCTGTTCCCCGAAAAATAG
- a CDS encoding TRAP transporter large permease, translating to METTSLLHDPAFWLLVLFAIPLILRVPIALALGFSALVVVWQWDLGFSMLSYNFFAGVAKFPLLAIPFFILAGYIMERSGIAARIVALMETLVGSMTGGLALATVAVATFWGAVSGSGPATVAALGLILIPGMARAGYDKAFAAATVSVTSGLAIVIPPSIAFIVYGSVADVSVPALFAAGFVPGIVVALFIMAAVLTISRKRGYRGHASGKAVGTALKEAFWGVMTPVVILGGIYGGVFTPTEAAAVAVFYGLFVGVFIYRTINSLSILIEIFAASIRATAVVMLVVTCAGLFSWVASTVGLVEKGSAVLLAVSDNQWVVLLMINIILLLAGMLLDAISIYYVFLPFMLPIMAHFNWDPVWFGIMMTVNLAVGQVTPPVAVNLYVGANISGISMERISRAALPLIFASLLALVVIIIFPDLSTFVPRMLGQM from the coding sequence GTGGAAACCACATCCCTGCTGCACGATCCGGCTTTCTGGCTGCTGGTCCTGTTCGCCATCCCGCTGATCCTGCGTGTGCCCATCGCGCTGGCCCTGGGCTTTTCTGCCCTGGTCGTCGTCTGGCAATGGGACCTGGGCTTCAGCATGCTCTCCTACAACTTTTTTGCGGGCGTGGCCAAATTCCCTCTGCTGGCCATCCCCTTCTTCATCCTGGCCGGCTATATCATGGAGCGTTCCGGTATCGCCGCACGCATCGTGGCCCTCATGGAGACCCTGGTAGGCTCCATGACCGGCGGTCTGGCCCTGGCCACCGTGGCCGTCGCCACCTTCTGGGGAGCTGTCAGCGGTTCGGGGCCTGCCACGGTAGCCGCCCTGGGCCTGATCCTGATCCCGGGCATGGCCAGGGCCGGGTATGACAAGGCCTTTGCCGCGGCCACCGTCTCCGTCACATCCGGCCTTGCCATCGTCATCCCGCCCAGCATCGCCTTCATCGTGTACGGCAGCGTGGCCGATGTCTCCGTACCTGCCCTGTTTGCTGCCGGTTTCGTACCGGGCATCGTGGTGGCCCTGTTCATCATGGCGGCCGTGCTCACCATCTCCCGCAAGCGGGGCTACAGGGGGCACGCCAGCGGCAAGGCCGTGGGCACGGCCCTGAAAGAAGCCTTCTGGGGGGTCATGACGCCCGTGGTCATCCTGGGCGGCATCTACGGCGGCGTGTTCACCCCTACGGAAGCCGCTGCCGTGGCCGTGTTCTACGGCCTGTTCGTGGGAGTGTTCATCTACCGTACCATCAACAGCCTCAGCATCCTGATCGAGATCTTCGCGGCCAGCATCCGGGCCACGGCCGTGGTCATGCTGGTGGTGACCTGTGCGGGGCTCTTCTCCTGGGTGGCCTCCACTGTGGGGCTGGTGGAAAAGGGGTCCGCCGTGCTTCTGGCCGTTTCGGACAACCAGTGGGTCGTCCTGCTGATGATCAACATCATCCTGCTGCTGGCGGGCATGCTGCTGGATGCCATCTCCATCTATTATGTTTTCCTGCCCTTCATGCTGCCCATCATGGCCCATTTCAACTGGGATCCGGTCTGGTTCGGCATCATGATGACAGTCAACCTGGCTGTGGGACAGGTGACGCCGCCCGTGGCCGTGAATCTGTATGTAGGCGCCAATATCAGCGGCATCAGCATGGAACGCATCAGCAGGGCGGCCCTGCCGCTGATCTTCGCCTCCCTGCTGGCCCTGGTGGTCATCATCATCTTCCCTGATCTTTCGACCTTCGTGCCGCGCATGCTGGGACAGATGTAA
- a CDS encoding TRAP transporter small permease produces MLRFLDTRLEELLGALLLAVMVTIAFVNVVVRYCTPFSFAWTEELTINFFVWIVLLGSARSFRDGSHLGMSILYDALPKPLRFCCYLFSIALCLVFFGALAWTGWLEVRDEYELEVISEALAIPVWWYTIATPLFSVLIIFRMLQRACADLRSGSY; encoded by the coding sequence ATGCTGCGTTTTCTGGATACACGCCTGGAAGAGCTGCTGGGCGCGCTGCTGCTGGCGGTGATGGTGACCATCGCCTTTGTCAATGTGGTCGTGCGTTATTGCACACCGTTCTCGTTTGCCTGGACGGAGGAGCTGACCATCAACTTCTTTGTCTGGATCGTCCTGCTCGGTTCGGCCCGTTCCTTTCGCGACGGCAGCCATCTGGGCATGAGCATCCTGTATGATGCCCTGCCCAAGCCGCTACGCTTTTGCTGCTATCTGTTCTCCATAGCGCTCTGTCTCGTCTTTTTCGGGGCCCTGGCCTGGACGGGCTGGCTGGAAGTACGGGACGAGTACGAACTGGAGGTCATTTCCGAAGCGCTGGCCATCCCTGTCTGGTGGTATACCATCGCCACCCCGCTTTTTTCCGTACTGATCATTTTCCGCATGTTGCAACGTGCCTGCGCCGACCTGCGCAGCGGCAGCTATTAG
- the dctP gene encoding TRAP transporter substrate-binding protein DctP, whose amino-acid sequence MKAFYRWAVMAVCACLLALPATAAPYKSEYKLSVVPGATSGWGMTGTFFADLVRERSQGRINIKVYHSSQLLAGKQTSEFLLLRNGAIDFALASTINWSPQIKELNLPALPFFLAVQPDRYKAMDAILAGKSGKMMTQAVEKKGVKIIGWTENGFRELTTSKGPITRPEDLRGLKIRVVGSPIFIETFRALGANPVNMNWSEATTGFQQGVVDGQENPTNGINIPLKIWDYHTFHCDWHYIIDPLMLGVNPRVWKSFSPEDQKLLLECAAETEKYGKALSRLGMDDGSALAYLKSIGKLPETTDPYAVMEANGMTVSRLSNEQIAALAKATEGVRKDWTAKIGADLVKAAEEDMASVR is encoded by the coding sequence ATGAAAGCTTTCTACCGCTGGGCAGTCATGGCCGTGTGTGCCTGTCTGCTGGCCCTGCCGGCGACGGCAGCCCCGTACAAAAGCGAGTACAAACTGAGCGTCGTGCCCGGCGCCACTTCCGGCTGGGGCATGACCGGCACGTTCTTTGCCGATCTGGTGCGCGAGCGCAGCCAGGGACGCATCAACATCAAGGTCTACCACTCCAGCCAGCTGCTGGCCGGCAAGCAGACCTCGGAATTTTTGCTGCTGCGCAACGGTGCCATCGATTTTGCCCTGGCCTCCACCATCAACTGGTCCCCCCAGATCAAGGAACTGAACCTGCCTGCCCTGCCTTTCTTCCTGGCCGTGCAGCCCGACCGCTACAAGGCCATGGATGCCATCCTGGCCGGCAAGTCCGGCAAGATGATGACCCAGGCTGTGGAAAAGAAAGGTGTCAAGATCATTGGCTGGACCGAGAACGGCTTCCGGGAACTGACCACCTCCAAGGGCCCCATCACCAGGCCTGAGGACCTCCGCGGCCTGAAGATCCGCGTGGTGGGCAGCCCCATCTTCATCGAAACGTTCCGCGCCCTGGGCGCCAACCCCGTGAACATGAACTGGAGCGAAGCCACCACCGGCTTCCAGCAGGGCGTGGTGGACGGTCAGGAAAATCCCACCAACGGCATCAATATCCCGCTCAAGATATGGGATTACCACACGTTCCACTGCGACTGGCACTACATCATCGACCCCCTGATGCTGGGCGTCAATCCCCGCGTCTGGAAGTCCTTCAGCCCTGAAGACCAGAAACTGCTGCTGGAATGCGCCGCCGAAACGGAAAAGTACGGCAAGGCCCTTTCCCGCCTGGGCATGGATGACGGTTCGGCCCTGGCCTATCTGAAGAGCATCGGCAAGCTGCCCGAGACCACGGATCCCTATGCGGTCATGGAAGCCAACGGCATGACGGTATCCCGCCTGAGCAACGAACAGATCGCCGCCCTGGCCAAGGCCACGGAAGGCGTCCGCAAGGACTGGACCGCCAAGATCGGCGCTGACCTTGTCAAGGCCGCCGAGGAGGACATGGCGTCTGTCCGTTAG
- a CDS encoding AEC family transporter gives MDRLLLSLCLIFLSLAAGHAVQHLLRIPRPLLERVRQRLQSLAVFCLIPCSAMLSLWGLPSPDSRLLVLPFLGIASWIWGGILSLRVARGLHLDGPRTGSFYCCGTFANLGAVGALVSVLFFGEKAIAIVALFRLCEEMFYFGISFPVARRLGGGEGVFSLRSFRPDPVLLLILTALGLGLALNVLGVPRPAPLGSLAAAAMLLATVLFLFAIGLGLRLSRVSCYAREAAALAAVKFVGVPVLLVPLAALAGLGSIDGGLPLRVVTVLSCMPVAMTALVPPALFGLDVDMANALWIFSTLALVVILPALSFVLPLL, from the coding sequence ATGGACAGGTTGCTCCTTTCCCTTTGCCTCATTTTTCTCAGCCTTGCCGCGGGTCATGCCGTGCAGCATTTGCTGCGCATTCCCCGCCCCCTGCTGGAACGTGTCCGGCAACGCCTGCAGTCCCTTGCGGTTTTCTGCCTGATCCCCTGCTCCGCCATGCTCTCCCTGTGGGGCCTGCCCTCACCGGATTCCCGTCTGCTTGTCCTGCCCTTTCTGGGCATCGCGTCCTGGATCTGGGGCGGGATACTCTCCTTGCGGGTCGCCCGTGGCCTGCATCTGGATGGGCCGCGTACCGGCAGCTTCTACTGTTGCGGTACGTTCGCCAATCTGGGCGCGGTAGGTGCACTGGTCTCTGTCCTGTTTTTTGGCGAAAAAGCCATCGCCATCGTCGCCTTGTTCCGGCTCTGCGAGGAAATGTTCTACTTCGGCATTTCTTTCCCCGTGGCACGCCGGCTTGGAGGCGGCGAAGGGGTCTTCAGCCTGCGTTCCTTCCGGCCTGATCCCGTACTGCTGCTCATCCTGACGGCTCTGGGGCTTGGCCTGGCCCTCAACGTCCTGGGGGTGCCCCGGCCCGCTCCGCTGGGATCCCTGGCTGCGGCCGCCATGCTCCTTGCCACCGTGCTTTTCCTTTTTGCCATCGGGCTCGGGCTGCGCCTTTCCCGCGTGTCCTGCTACGCACGCGAGGCCGCGGCCCTGGCGGCCGTCAAATTTGTCGGCGTCCCCGTGCTGCTGGTACCGCTGGCCGCCCTGGCCGGACTCGGCAGCATAGACGGGGGGCTGCCGCTGCGGGTCGTGACGGTGCTTTCCTGTATGCCTGTCGCCATGACGGCCCTGGTTCCCCCGGCCCTGTTCGGGCTCGATGTGGACATGGCCAATGCGCTGTGGATCTTTTCCACCCTGGCCCTGGTCGTCATTTTGCCTGCGCTGTCTTTCGTCCTGCCGCTGTTGTGA